The sequence below is a genomic window from Anaerocolumna chitinilytica.
TACCGGTTCATAATAGCTTCTGTTTAAAGATAAATATGCTTTAAATATAAAGGAAGGTAAGCTTATCAACATCAAGCCTTACCTTCCTTTATATTTAGCCTAACTAATGTCCCTTATGCTTATTTTTCCTTTTTTGCTGATGTAACAAGAACTGCCGGTTTTCTTCCTCTTCCTTTTGCTGGCGGGAATGACTTTTTCGAACTGTTTTGTTCTCTTCTTGTTGAAGCTTTAAAACCTGCTTAGCTTTTGATGGAAATCCTCTATCACGAAGTTCTTTATTAATTATTCGCTTCAAACGTTTTGGATTTACGCGGCTATCAGACTTTCTTTCAGTTTTCATGGATGGGCTAAATCGAAAACCACTATAATGATTTAGAAGAAAGGCAAAAATCTCATAATCTTTTGGCTCTGAACCAAAAATCATCCTGCAAGCTTCATATTTACCTTCATTTTCTCTTTCATAAATTCCTAACCAGAACGGGTCTTCAAATAAGACAGTAAGCTTTGATACAACTGTATCCATAATAACTCCTCCTTTTGTTTTGTATCACAAAGAGCGGACAACCAAGGAGGCAGGTTACTGACAGCATACGCTGCGCCCGGACTACCAACCGGGACTGTGTTTTTATCTTTGTACAAAAGGATTATATATTAAAACGACTTTTAATGCCAGACATATTATACTAATTATAGCAAAAATAATCTTAGAATTTTATCTCAGATGTGATAAAGTTACAGTTATATTTATAAACTCGGATATACTAATATCATCACTTATAAGTAAAAAGGAGGATATTATATATATGCTTGATTTTTTAAGAAAAACAGAGGTAACATCCATTCATGTAAACGATATTGAGAATCTTTTAGGAAAAATTGAATTATTTGATATCAGAGAACCGTATGAGTACAAAACCGGCAGCCTTAAATCTTCTAAAAATATTCCTATGGACAAGTTACTGAATACTCCTGAGAAATTTATGGACAAGGAGAAGGAGTACTATATCATTTGTCAATCCGGCGGCAGAAGTATGGCTACTTCCAAAGCACTTACAAAGGCCGGATATAAGGTTATCAATGTAGCAGGAGGTGTTGGATCTTATGTCGGAACAAAGAGACACTAATATGATAGAAAGGGTCGTAATGAAAATAACAGTATAGGGTAGATTAATGATGTTTTGTATTGTAGCTAAGAAAATTAGCAGCCAGCATACCACTATATAAAGCTCCCTGCATCCAGCCATGCTTTGATGAGGTATGTTCTCCTGCAAAAAACATACGATTATTATATTCCGGTGTTAAACTATCATAGCCAAAATTCAGTAACTGTCCTGGAAGATTCGAAGAAAATGCACCTTTTGCGTAAGGTTCTTCATTCCAATTTATTGTCTTGTGGCCATCCACTAATTTATCCAGATATCCCATCGGAAGACCATGAACTTCCTCTACATTTCTTTTAATAAAATTAAATCGCTGTCTGTCTCCAAATCCACCAACCCTGACAGCGTCAAGTCCGATATTATAGGCAGCTGTCATCACACCGGGAGTGCCAGGAGAGCAATCCGCATCATCCGGACAAAATAAATGGTCCGTAGGATAGAAAATAGAACGTATTGGCAGATCCGTTGTTGAATAACCACCGTTCATTCTTCCGTAATCCGTATTTTCTTCCCAAAATCTATCTTTGCAGAAAAAGGCTGATTTTAATGCATTGTAATAATTTAATTCTCTGATAGCCTGCATTTTCTGATTGCAAAAAAATGGATTAATATCTATCGTTCGCAACATAGAAAATGGAATTGCACAAATCACATAATCAAATTCTTCCATTTGATCCTTTACTGATCTGGTATCATATCTAAGAGTAATGGAATCATTGGAAACCTGGTAAATACCGGTTACATAATGACCAAATTTAATTGTACAATTTCCGATAGTATCAGAAGCCTGGGTATATTCTTTCGGAGCTGTGCTTGTAAGAGAATCATAGAAAGCATATGGCAGATATTCCATACCGCCGGAAATCCGGTATATATTCATATAATCCAATGAATATTCTTCATTCAGATTCTCAAAATAATTACTTGCCAGAGAATCGCCTGTTAATGAATTTACACTGGCTAAAAGGGTAATAGCTCCTTGACTTAGTCCTAATCCTTCTAATATCTGACGTATACTATGATTAATATATGGATGAAGCTCAGGGTTATAATCAGGAAGAATCTGTAGCAGTTCTCTTCGGATATCCGGCGATAACGCTTTTAGAGGAGAAACAAAAGCATAATCGTTCAGTGCATTCCAAGAAGTATTTTTTTCTGCTTCTGTTAAATTATACAGTGGATAAAGATATTGTTCAATATTTGACCCATCCGGATCTCTGCGTATCCTTGTATTATGGGAGTAGATAAAATTATTTGGGTTACGCGCAGAAGACGGAACAGTAATTAGATTAAACATATTGATATAATGCCAGGTAGTCCCATGAGATACCGGTATTCTCATAGCGCCTAATTCTCCGTAATACTTCCTGTTTCTGTCAAAGTAATGGGTATAAACCCGGCCCCCTACACGATTATCACTGGCTTCCAGAATTGTAATATCAGCACCGGTTTTACGAAGTTCAAAAGCCGCTGACAAGCCCGCTAAACCTGCACCGATAATTCCGATCTTTACCCCTTTAAAATCTCCGTAATCTGCATATGCAGTTATATCCGGAGGCGGATTCAATAATTCAATAATATTTTCAAAATCCTCTGATCTGCCTGCGTTGCTTAAAGCATTCGCTAACATCTGATATCTTTGTGTATCCGTCGGATTAATGACGGGACCTGTCTGTGTATTTGCCATTATAATATTCCTGCTGTTTATCTTAGTGTAATGTATTTTAGAAGAATCAGAAATATTCTTATAATTACAGGGTTCTATTCCATATTAATTGAATGCAAAATATAAGAAAAGGAATTGTAATCAGAAAATTTCTATTGTATAATTTATTTAAAATTAATTAAATAATTATACATATAAAGGAAGGCTGTAAAATATGAAACTACTACAGGATAGAATCAGAAGAGACGGCGTCATCAAGAGCGGAAATGTATTAAAGGTGGACAGCTTCTTAAACCATCAGATGGATATAGAATTACTTAATGAAATTGGTAAGGAATTTAAGAGGATTTTCGAAGAATGTTCCATTAACAAGATACTTACCATAGAAGCTTCCGGCATAGGAATTGCTTGTATAACCGCCCAGTATTTCAAAGTTCCTGTAGTCTTCGCTAAAAAAGCACAGAGTATAAATATAGACGGTGCTGTATATTCTGCAAAAATTGAATCCTTCACCCATAAGAAAACCTATGATGTTATAGTATCCAAAAAATTTATTAGTTCGGAAGACAGAATCCTTATTATTGACGATTTCCTGGCAAATGGCTGTGCACTGGCCGGACTTATTGAAATCGTACGCAGTGCCGGTGCTTCCATTGAAGGTATCGGAATAGTAATAGAAAAAGGATTCCAAAGCGGCGGGGAGTTAATTCGTAATATGGGTGTAAAACTAGAATCCCTTGCAATTGTCGAAAGTATGAATGCAGAAGACGGTTCTATTGAATTTCGCGAATAATAATAATCAGGAATCCGCTTTTGAAAAAGAGCGGATTTTTTATGTACTGCATCTGTCATAATTCAAACAAATATGTGCCTGCGCCTGAAGTTGCAGGTTTTAGAAAGGCATGGTTAGAAAGATGAAACATATTTTTACCTATATAAAACCCTATGGTTTTCGCATGCTGATGGGCTTTCTGATAAAGGTACTTGGTACTTTTATGGATTTAGGATTACCATGGGTATTGGCGTATATTATTGATGAGGTTATACCTTTAAAAGAAATCAAGTACATACTGCTATGGGGTATCTTAATGCTGTTGTTATCCATAGGAGCCAGGCAATTTAATATCACAGCCAATCGTATGGCTTCCAGAGTAGCAGGCGATACAGTTAAGCGTCTTCGTCATGATTTATTCCTAAAGATAGAACAATTATCCGGGGCACAGGTAGATTTTATCTCTATTCCTTCCCTCATATCCAGAATGACTTCCGACACCTACAATATTCATCAAATGGTTGGAATGATGCAGCGGCTTGGTGTTAGAGCGCCTATCATACTAACAGGCGGAATGATCTTAACCTTCACTTTGGAACCGGTGCTTACTCTGGTATTAGTGGGCATTCTTCCCCTTCTTGCCATCACAGTATATATTGTTTCTAAAAAAGGAATTCCCTTATATGCAAAGAGTCAGGCGTCCGCTGATAAAATGGTTCGAATTGTCCGTGAAAATGTAAATGGTATTCGTGTAATTAAAGCCTTATCTAAGTCAGAACATGAAAAAATACGTTTTGAGAAATCAAATGAAGAAGTTGTAGCAAATGAATTAAAAGCCGGCTCCACAATGGCAATCATTAACCCTGTCATGAACCTTTTGTTAAACGGCGGTTTGACCTTAGTTGTTATAATCGGGGCATACCGTGTTAACAGTGGTGCCTCAGAAGTCGGTAAGATTGTCGCTTTTCTTTCATATTTTACCATGATCTTAAATGCTATGCTTATGATAACCAGAATCTTTGTTACTACATCAAAAGCCAATGCTTCAGCCAATCGTATCTTTGAAGTGCTTCACATGGAAGAAGACTTAAAAGTTCAAGAAGAATTACCGGAAGAAGAAAGCAACTCTCATATAGTTTTTCAAAATGTAAGCTTTTCTTACCCTCAAAGGAAGGAAGAAGAAGGCAATGACGAAGAGTCTACAAATGTAGAAAATATAGATTTTAAGATAAAAGCTGGTGAATCCTTAGGAATTATCGGCGCAACTGGTTCAGGAAAAACAACATTAATAAATCTTCTGCTGCGATTTTACGATATTGAAGCAGGAGGAATCTATATCAACGGTAAGAATGTAAAAAGCTATACCCTTAAGGAATTAAGAAGAAAATTCGGTGTAGTCTTCCAAAACGATGTTATTTTTGCTGATACAATATCCGGTAATATTGGATTTCACCGAGAACTTACAAAGGAAAGAATCCGTGAAGCTGCCAAAGACGCTCAAGCTGTCGAATTCATTGAGCAGCTTCAAACTTCTGATAATGACGGCTATGAATATGCCGCTGCAATAAAAGGAGCCAATTTAAGCGGAGGCCAGAAGCAAAGATTACTCATCGCAAGAGCCTTAGCCTCCCATCCGGAAATATTAGTATTAGATGATTCCTCTAGTGCCTTAGACTATAAAACAGATGCTAATCTAAGAACAGCCTTACGAGAGCATTATCAGAATACAACTACTATCATGATAGCTCAGAGAATCAGTTCAATTATGAATATGGATCATATTCTGGTTATGGAAGACGGCAAGATGATTGGTTATGGAAACCATGATGTGCTTTTACATAGCTGCTCCGTTTATAATGAGATATATCAATCCCAGATGGGAGAATAATAGAAAAAATGTACCTGGCGTATGGTAATAGTCTATGAGAAAAAGGGAGTGTAACGTTGAAAAATCGGATAAAACCAGATCGGAATATAACAGAAAAGGATCTTTTTCAAGAAGAACCTGAAAAATCATATAACCAAGGTAAAAAGTTTAAGAAAACATTGGAAGATGATAAAGGTAACAATAAAAAAATAGAAGGAAACAAGGTCAGACCAAGGGATACGAAAGCTGTAGTACGGCGTCTAAGCAGATACCTTATTGCAGAAAAATGGAAAATTACTCTTGCACTTTTTCTGACTGTAATCGGTAATATTCTCGCCTTAATCGGCCCTATGCTTTCAGGATATGCCATAGATGCAATTGAACCAGGCAAAGGAAAAGTCATCTTTGAAAAAGTGTTCTACTATTGTGGACTAATGATGATCCTATATGTTTTCTCAGCCCTTTTCTCTTACTTGCTAAGCATATTAATGCTGCATATCAGTCAGAAGGTAACGAAGCGTATACGAAAT
It includes:
- a CDS encoding rhodanese-like domain-containing protein, with protein sequence MLDFLRKTEVTSIHVNDIENLLGKIELFDIREPYEYKTGSLKSSKNIPMDKLLNTPEKFMDKEKEYYIICQSGGRSMATSKALTKAGYKVINVAGGVGSYVGTKRH
- a CDS encoding FAD-dependent oxidoreductase; amino-acid sequence: MANTQTGPVINPTDTQRYQMLANALSNAGRSEDFENIIELLNPPPDITAYADYGDFKGVKIGIIGAGLAGLSAAFELRKTGADITILEASDNRVGGRVYTHYFDRNRKYYGELGAMRIPVSHGTTWHYINMFNLITVPSSARNPNNFIYSHNTRIRRDPDGSNIEQYLYPLYNLTEAEKNTSWNALNDYAFVSPLKALSPDIRRELLQILPDYNPELHPYINHSIRQILEGLGLSQGAITLLASVNSLTGDSLASNYFENLNEEYSLDYMNIYRISGGMEYLPYAFYDSLTSTAPKEYTQASDTIGNCTIKFGHYVTGIYQVSNDSITLRYDTRSVKDQMEEFDYVICAIPFSMLRTIDINPFFCNQKMQAIRELNYYNALKSAFFCKDRFWEENTDYGRMNGGYSTTDLPIRSIFYPTDHLFCPDDADCSPGTPGVMTAAYNIGLDAVRVGGFGDRQRFNFIKRNVEEVHGLPMGYLDKLVDGHKTINWNEEPYAKGAFSSNLPGQLLNFGYDSLTPEYNNRMFFAGEHTSSKHGWMQGALYSGMLAANFLSYNTKHH
- a CDS encoding YjdF family protein; translation: MDTVVSKLTVLFEDPFWLGIYERENEGKYEACRMIFGSEPKDYEIFAFLLNHYSGFRFSPSMKTERKSDSRVNPKRLKRIINKELRDRGFPSKAKQVLKLQQEENKTVRKSHSRQQKEEEENRQFLLHQQKRKNKHKGH
- a CDS encoding xanthine phosphoribosyltransferase, whose protein sequence is MKLLQDRIRRDGVIKSGNVLKVDSFLNHQMDIELLNEIGKEFKRIFEECSINKILTIEASGIGIACITAQYFKVPVVFAKKAQSINIDGAVYSAKIESFTHKKTYDVIVSKKFISSEDRILIIDDFLANGCALAGLIEIVRSAGASIEGIGIVIEKGFQSGGELIRNMGVKLESLAIVESMNAEDGSIEFRE
- a CDS encoding ABC transporter ATP-binding protein, which gives rise to MVRKMKHIFTYIKPYGFRMLMGFLIKVLGTFMDLGLPWVLAYIIDEVIPLKEIKYILLWGILMLLLSIGARQFNITANRMASRVAGDTVKRLRHDLFLKIEQLSGAQVDFISIPSLISRMTSDTYNIHQMVGMMQRLGVRAPIILTGGMILTFTLEPVLTLVLVGILPLLAITVYIVSKKGIPLYAKSQASADKMVRIVRENVNGIRVIKALSKSEHEKIRFEKSNEEVVANELKAGSTMAIINPVMNLLLNGGLTLVVIIGAYRVNSGASEVGKIVAFLSYFTMILNAMLMITRIFVTTSKANASANRIFEVLHMEEDLKVQEELPEEESNSHIVFQNVSFSYPQRKEEEGNDEESTNVENIDFKIKAGESLGIIGATGSGKTTLINLLLRFYDIEAGGIYINGKNVKSYTLKELRRKFGVVFQNDVIFADTISGNIGFHRELTKERIREAAKDAQAVEFIEQLQTSDNDGYEYAAAIKGANLSGGQKQRLLIARALASHPEILVLDDSSSALDYKTDANLRTALREHYQNTTTIMIAQRISSIMNMDHILVMEDGKMIGYGNHDVLLHSCSVYNEIYQSQMGE